A stretch of the Malus sylvestris chromosome 10, drMalSylv7.2, whole genome shotgun sequence genome encodes the following:
- the LOC126586878 gene encoding 50S ribosomal protein L34, chloroplastic: MASISAMAWSPCLSRLASAPCASLTFLTGSTARKSSVSLSGGAAARSPLLHCSFISSSSIASASAFSGLSLGLDLSSSVGVGRRRGSGLVVRAGKAALCLTKRSRSRKSLARTHGFRRRMRTTGGRAMMKRRRAKGRKVLCTKSNPSSGKRA; encoded by the exons ATGGCTTCAATTTCAGCAATGGCATGGTCGCCCTGCCTTTCCAGGTTAGCCTCCGCACCCTGTGCTTCTCTCACATTCCTCACCGGCTCAACTGCAAGGAAGAGCTCCGTGTCTCTCAGCGGTGGCGCCGCCGCGCGCTCCCCCTTGCTTCACTGCTCCTTCATCTCTTCCTCCTCCATCGCTTCCGCTTCCGCGTTCTCGG GTTTATCTTTGGGGTTGGATTTGAGCTCTAGTGTTGGGgttggaagaagaagaggctCTGGCTTGGTGGTGAGGGCCGGGAAGGCTGCCCTGTGTCTAACCAAGAGAAGTAGGTCCAGGAAATCCTTGGCTCGAACTCATGGCTTCCGTAGACGCATGAGAACCACTGGTGGGAGAGCAATGATGAAGCGCCGACGTGCTAAGGGGCGGAAGGTCCTCTGCACGAAGAGCAATCCCAGTAGTGGAAAACGGGCCTGA